CCCCAATCCCCAATCCCCAATCCCTAATCCCTAATCCCTCAAGAGTAGATCCAATTGATCGCTACCAACTTGGGTTAATAGGTAATAGGCAGTAAAATTCTGACTTCTGACTTCTGACTTCATTTAATGTGGGTTGGAATCGGAATTAGAATCAACCGAGTATGATTGAGTTGTAAAATCCAGTTTTTCTCCCAATTTATCAATGGTAATTTGACCCTTGATCTGGCTATTTTCTTCAGGTTTATAATTTGGCAAATCGGCTTGTATATTAACTAGTAAGTTGTCATTTGTAGGAGATTGAGCTAGTAAACTTTCGCAAATTTGTTTGGCTGGCAGGAGTCCTGAGAGTTGCAATTGTTGGTTTTGCCATTTACCTTTCAGGGGTAGCTTTTCTTTCAGAGAAGAATTGGTTTTCGTTTCTACATTTGAAAGGTTACCGTTGAGATATACTCCTGATTGTTGAATAGTTAAAATAACAGGTTTGGCTTGGAAGCATGGGGGCAGTTTTGCACCTATTAAACGGTAGCGTCCATTGATATTAGGATGCGCTTGAAGATTAGCTTCTCCATAGTTAGTCACAACCTTAAATAAGATAACAACTGAAGCGATCGCCACTCCATAAAGCATGAGTGATTTGGGCTTGAGATGGCTAGTGATAGACATAAATTATAGTTCTACCAGATTCTCTGCACTTTTGTACAGTACACCTGACTAGAAGGTAGTTTGGTATATGGGGGTGGTGGGACTTGAACCCACACGACCGTTTAAGGTCAACGGATTTTAAATCCGTAGCGTCTGCCATTCCGCCACACCCCCGTGGCTTGACTATATTACCTTATCTAAAGCGTATTTGCAAAGCCCGATAGTCCAATTAATTTTTTTAGCCATAAAAATCAGGTGTTAACTTCCTCTTTTCAGGCTGTACAATGTTTAGTGTTTGGCTCTTTTAAGCTAATTGGGTAAGAAAACAGATGGTTGTAGCACTATTGTATTTTGTACTGGCGGGATTTTATTTATTGGTAGCTCCCAGCGCGATCTACCTATATTTAAAGCAACGCTGGAATGTAGTTAGCTCTTTTGAGCGCGGTTTTATGTATTTCTTAGTATTTTTCTTCTTTCCTGGGTTGTTATTACTGAGTCCATTTTTGAATTTCCGCCCCAAACGTCGCCAAATAGAAGCTTAAACTAGATTTGGGAAAGCAAAAATAAATGCGACGGATTGATGTCATATCGATCGGAATTGGGGTGTTAGCTAGTGGCGCGATCGCCTACAAACTACTAGAAACCACTGGCTTAAATAGCATTCAAGCTGGAATTTGGGCGCAATTCATCTTAGTCTGTGGCTTAGTTGGCTGGTTAGTTACTTATTTATTTAGGGTAACAGGCAAAAAAATGACCTATAATCAGCAATTGAAAGATTATGAAGATGCTGTTCTTCAAAAAAGACTCGATGAGTTAACCCCAGAGGAATTAGCTAAATTACAAGCGGAAATAGAGGCTGAACGCCAACACAAAGCCATGCCAGATCGAGATGAATAAGTATCTACTCACTGTGACAATTATCTGGGAAAATAGTCAAGCAGATTTTTGTCAGTAAGTTTCAAAAATGACTTCAGTATCTAGTTGTTTGGCTCATCTCCGTTCTCAACAGCAGTGCGCTTTAATTCCCTTCATTACGGCTGGCGATCCGGATTTAGAAACAACTGCTGAAGCTTTAAAAGTATTGGATGCTAACGGTGCAGATTTAATTGAATTGGGAGTCCCTTATTCCGATCCTCTCGCAGATGGACCAGTAATTCAAGCAGCAGCGACTCGCGCTTTGCAAAAAGGGGTGAGTCTAGATGATGTCATTGCTATGGTGGCAAAGATCAGCCCAGAGGTGCGATCGCCCATTATTCTGTTTACCTATTACAATCCCATTTTGCATCGGGGAATTGAGAAGTTCTTAGGGCAAATTGCGGCTGCTGGGGTGAAAGGTTTAGTGATTCCAGATTTACCTCTAGAAGAGGCTGCAAGCGTCATAGAACCAGCTAAACTAGTAGGGATAGAGTTAATCTTGCTCGTTGCCCCTACCAGCCCTCCAGACAGGATTAGAGCTATAGCCCAGCAGTCCCAGGGATTTATCTACTTGGTGAGTGTCACTGGGGTAACAGGGGTGCGATCGCAGGTGGAAAATAGAGTTGAAGATTTACTAGCGCAACTCCACGCAGTGACTGATAAACCCGTTGCGGTAGGCTTTGGAATTTCTCAAGCAGAACAGGCTAAGCAAATGAAAGATTGGGGTGCTGATGGCGCAATTGTGGGTAGTGCATTTGTTAAACTAATGAGCGATCGTACTCCCCAAGAAAGTTTAGCCGCAATTGGAAAATTTTGCCGTAGTTTAAAACAAGCAATTAGTTAATAGGCAATAATTTCAGGGCGATCGCTTACAAACCTGTAGCTAATACTTTTCTGACTGCTTCAGCCTCTAGTGGTCTAGAAAATAGAAAACCTTGACAGAATTGACAATTTAACCGTTTGATTGGCTCTAACTGCTCTAAAGTTTCCACTCCTTCAGCGATCGCATTCATCCCCAAGCTATTAGCCAGCGCCATAATTGCCTGAATAATCCCTATATTTTCCCCCTTGTTGCCAATTCTCATAATAAAGGAGCGATCGATTTTGAGGGTATCTATCGGCAAGCGGTGAAGATAACTTAAAGAAGAATAACCAGTGCCAAAATCGTCAACAATGAATTGAATTTGCTGATTTTTCAGTTGGACAATGATTTGGCTGGCAAATTCAGGATTCTTCATAATGTCACTTTCTGTAATTTCCAGCTTTAAATTCTGACCATCAAGTCCAGTTTCCGCCAGAATAGTGTCTATTTGCTGGAGTAAATTGAAACTGACGAAGTGTTTGACCGAAAGATTCACACTGATAGTTAAGGATTTGTCAGCCAGACCTTCTTTTTGCCAGTTACGAAGTTGTAGACAGGCTTGCCGCATCACGCATAGGTCAATTGCCATAATTAACCCAGTTTCTTCAGCAATAGGAATGAATTTGATCGGAGGAATCAGTCCTTCTTGTGGGTGCAGCCAGCGCACTAGAGCCTCAAAACCTACAATTTGGTTGGTCATCAACGAGATAATGGGCTGATAATAGACCACAAATTCATTGCGTTCCAATGCTTTTCTCAAGTCAATTTCTAGTTGCAAGTTAGTCAGAGCGCGGTGATGCATCGTCGAATCGAACATCTGATAGCAAGCTTTACCTTTGGCTTTAGCTTGATACATAGCCGTGTCCGCATCGCGCAAAAGATGTTCTGGCTGCTCGTAACTTTCGCTACCGAGGACAATGCCGATACTAACATTGGTGAAAACTTGATATTCGCCAAGTTGGAAAGGTGATGCTAACTCCTGATGGATGTCTTGGGCAATTCTAGTCGCGTCAGAGAGGCTTTTGATGTCTTTGAGCAAAATTGTAAATTCGTCTCCCCCAAGGCGAGATAAAGTAGTGCCTGGCTGCAAACATAACTCAATCCGACGGGCGATGGAAACTAGCAATCGATCGCCCCATGAATGTCCTAGAGAGTCATTAATCGATTGGAAGCGATCGCAATCTAACAGTAGCACTGCAAACTGATAACCGGGCTGTTGTGTCACCTGTTTGAGCAGATGATCTAAGTGTTTCATAAACCAGGCTCGATTGGGCAGACCTGTCAGGACATCATGCAAGGCTATATGTAGCAATCTTTCTTGTGCTTGCATCCGTTGAGCGATCTCTTTTTCCAGTTGAGCAGTTCGTTGACGAACGCGCTGTTCTAGTTCACCATTTAACTTACGAATCTCTTTCTGGGCGGCTCGGAGGCTGAGATGGGTTTCAATCCGAGCTAAAACTTCTTCTAACTGAAATGGCTTGGTGATGTAGTCAACTCCGCCCACTGTAAACGCTTTGACTTTATCTAACACCTCGTCTAGAGCGCTCAGAAAAATCACCGGAATTTCCCGCGTTTGTTCGTTGGCTTTCAAACGCTGACAGACTTCATAACCATCTATATTTGGCATCTTGATATCGAGCAAAATCAGATCTGGTTTTGCCGCCTGTGCCACTGTTAAAGCCATTAAGCCATCAGTAACACTCCGTACCTTATAGCCTTGCTGAGTTAGGGTTGTCGATAAAAAACGCAAGTTATTGGGCGTATCATCGACTATTAAAATGTCACCGTTATATTCGCTAGCCATAAATCGGGAATCGGAGTTCGGAGTTCGGAGTTCGGAGTTCGGAAAAGTAGGATTGAAGCATTCGGTGAAAGATATTTGGCAAAAGACTAATATTTTATCGCCCGAATGCTTCGCCCGTAAAAGATTTCTCAAAACAGTCAATTATATGAACAATTATTGGGGGTTGAAATCCTCGTTTCAACCAGATACTTCTGACTTCATTCAAGAATTTCTTGGGTCAAAATCATGATTTGATTGTACCCAAAACTATCAACCAGACTCATTAATGCTTGAGTTAAGGGAGCATTAGTGGCTGGAATTGCCTTGACTAATTCGGCAATTAAGTCGTTATCAGCCAGAGTAGCAGCTTGATGGAGTTGAG
The sequence above is drawn from the Merismopedia glauca CCAP 1448/3 genome and encodes:
- a CDS encoding two-component system response regulator produces the protein MASEYNGDILIVDDTPNNLRFLSTTLTQQGYKVRSVTDGLMALTVAQAAKPDLILLDIKMPNIDGYEVCQRLKANEQTREIPVIFLSALDEVLDKVKAFTVGGVDYITKPFQLEEVLARIETHLSLRAAQKEIRKLNGELEQRVRQRTAQLEKEIAQRMQAQERLLHIALHDVLTGLPNRAWFMKHLDHLLKQVTQQPGYQFAVLLLDCDRFQSINDSLGHSWGDRLLVSIARRIELCLQPGTTLSRLGGDEFTILLKDIKSLSDATRIAQDIHQELASPFQLGEYQVFTNVSIGIVLGSESYEQPEHLLRDADTAMYQAKAKGKACYQMFDSTMHHRALTNLQLEIDLRKALERNEFVVYYQPIISLMTNQIVGFEALVRWLHPQEGLIPPIKFIPIAEETGLIMAIDLCVMRQACLQLRNWQKEGLADKSLTISVNLSVKHFVSFNLLQQIDTILAETGLDGQNLKLEITESDIMKNPEFASQIIVQLKNQQIQFIVDDFGTGYSSLSYLHRLPIDTLKIDRSFIMRIGNKGENIGIIQAIMALANSLGMNAIAEGVETLEQLEPIKRLNCQFCQGFLFSRPLEAEAVRKVLATGL
- the ndhL gene encoding NAD(P)H-quinone oxidoreductase subunit L — protein: MVVALLYFVLAGFYLLVAPSAIYLYLKQRWNVVSSFERGFMYFLVFFFFPGLLLLSPFLNFRPKRRQIEA
- the trpA gene encoding tryptophan synthase subunit alpha, with translation MTSVSSCLAHLRSQQQCALIPFITAGDPDLETTAEALKVLDANGADLIELGVPYSDPLADGPVIQAAATRALQKGVSLDDVIAMVAKISPEVRSPIILFTYYNPILHRGIEKFLGQIAAAGVKGLVIPDLPLEEAASVIEPAKLVGIELILLVAPTSPPDRIRAIAQQSQGFIYLVSVTGVTGVRSQVENRVEDLLAQLHAVTDKPVAVGFGISQAEQAKQMKDWGADGAIVGSAFVKLMSDRTPQESLAAIGKFCRSLKQAIS
- a CDS encoding DUF3007 family protein, producing MRRIDVISIGIGVLASGAIAYKLLETTGLNSIQAGIWAQFILVCGLVGWLVTYLFRVTGKKMTYNQQLKDYEDAVLQKRLDELTPEELAKLQAEIEAERQHKAMPDRDE